One stretch of Labrenzia sp. CE80 DNA includes these proteins:
- the cas9 gene encoding type II CRISPR RNA-guided endonuclease Cas9 (Cas9, originally named Csn1, is the large, multifunctional signature protein of type II CRISPR/Cas systems. It is well known even to general audiences because its RNA-guided endonuclease activity has made it a popular tool for custom editing of eukaryotic genomes.), whose translation MKILTTLGLDLGTNSLGWALIETTGEPGQREQGRIVDIGARIFSQSEMAGRDPKSQTSLAVARREARGMRRRRDRYLKRRKRLLALLTDSGLMPADEDERKKLLKQTSDSAGGNLETSVYALRAKALDTVLTPYELGRVLFQLNQRRGFKSNRKTDSNDAEQGKIAEAITKLEAEMLEDDARSFGEWLHKRRLAGLSVRARMTSDGKAYSFYPSRAVLEREFDRITRKQQSFHPELLSDELVDELREAIFYQRPLRPVLPGKCSYNPAESRAPKAHPLFQTFRLLKEINELEIVDEDQQHWKLSPDQRDTLVLLLRTSLTKQGKAPFSKLRKALKLGKEMRFNKESDNRKDLDGDVVAFRLSQPECFGNTWSTLPLERQAEITEKLRTATDTEKLVDWLRFECGLDADRARNVADKPMPTGFGRLGATALATLIDEMRHGVDDKGLVITEAEAAIRAYGRTNSETDPNRLGLSILPKYQEVLERHIPPGTGEKVDEKDPAWDEAMGRITNPTVHIALNQLRRVVNALIKKHGKPDRIAIELGRDLKLNEQKRNEANKRIGENTRAAIKRSQALTETHKQTDNGYNRLRLKLWEELNPDQPLNRACIYCGNAINAEKLFNGETDVDHILPRSKTLDDSQGNKILCCTACNREKGSLPPADVPQWRDRYGEILARAIVLPKNKRWRFAQDAMARFGDEAEFLARQVTDMQYISRLALTYLAQLYDAEETDIDGVFRRHSRVRALPGRMTEMLRRNWGLNELLHDHNYTDPAKPKNRMDHRHHAIDAAVIACTSRSLIQRLASASAKAEADGAERLAGQVAEPWTDFRDELRDKVQAIVVSHKPDHGTVSRAGYDKGRGQTAGKLHNDTAYGYTGEKDSKGNELVVRRIPISSFTKPADIMLIRTNEYDHSELRDRLYGATRDLEGKAFEAAVQNFVETDVKFKGIRHARIVEPLKTIPVRDRYGRPYKGYKGDSNHRYDVWQTLDGKWKAEVVSTFDAHRPGWTSSVKVNSPAAKKVLSLQQGDCLVLDTEDGQRLCRVVKFAESGTLTLCDHNEAGPLKSRDSDKSDPFKYVYRSATSLKRDRARQVRVDEIGQVFDPGAWWEKSPD comes from the coding sequence ATGAAAATCTTAACCACTCTTGGTCTTGATCTCGGTACGAACTCACTCGGCTGGGCCCTTATCGAAACCACCGGAGAACCGGGCCAAAGGGAGCAAGGACGGATCGTCGATATAGGCGCTCGGATTTTCTCCCAGTCCGAAATGGCTGGGCGCGATCCGAAATCGCAGACCTCACTCGCGGTTGCCCGGCGTGAGGCTCGGGGGATGCGACGTCGGCGTGACCGTTACCTGAAGCGGCGCAAACGTTTGCTGGCGCTTTTGACCGACAGCGGGCTCATGCCCGCAGATGAAGACGAGCGCAAAAAGCTGCTTAAACAAACTTCGGATAGCGCGGGCGGCAATCTGGAAACATCCGTCTACGCGCTGCGGGCCAAGGCTCTGGACACCGTCCTGACGCCTTACGAGCTGGGCCGAGTGCTGTTTCAGCTCAACCAGCGCCGGGGCTTCAAGTCCAACCGAAAAACCGACAGTAACGACGCCGAACAAGGCAAGATCGCCGAGGCGATTACAAAACTCGAAGCCGAGATGCTGGAGGATGACGCCCGCAGCTTTGGCGAATGGCTGCACAAGCGGCGTTTGGCTGGGTTATCGGTGCGGGCGCGGATGACCAGCGACGGCAAGGCTTACAGTTTTTATCCCTCCCGCGCGGTGCTGGAGCGGGAATTCGACAGGATCACGCGGAAGCAGCAGAGTTTCCACCCAGAACTGTTAAGCGATGAGCTTGTCGATGAACTCCGCGAGGCGATTTTCTATCAGCGGCCACTGAGGCCGGTGCTGCCGGGGAAATGCTCCTACAATCCGGCGGAAAGCCGCGCGCCGAAAGCCCATCCCCTGTTCCAGACCTTCCGCCTGTTGAAGGAAATCAACGAGCTGGAGATCGTCGACGAGGATCAGCAGCACTGGAAACTTTCCCCGGATCAGCGGGACACACTGGTGCTGCTCCTGCGCACCAGCCTTACCAAACAGGGCAAAGCGCCTTTTTCCAAATTGCGAAAGGCACTGAAGCTCGGCAAGGAAATGCGGTTCAACAAGGAAAGCGACAACCGCAAGGATCTTGACGGTGACGTTGTCGCCTTCCGCCTGTCGCAGCCGGAGTGTTTCGGTAATACCTGGAGCACCCTGCCGCTGGAACGCCAGGCGGAAATCACCGAGAAACTGCGCACAGCGACGGACACGGAGAAGCTGGTCGACTGGCTGCGTTTCGAGTGCGGACTGGACGCAGACAGGGCGCGCAATGTTGCCGATAAGCCCATGCCAACCGGCTTCGGCCGCCTTGGGGCTACAGCGCTTGCCACCCTCATCGACGAAATGCGGCACGGGGTCGACGACAAGGGATTAGTTATCACCGAAGCGGAGGCCGCCATCCGGGCCTATGGACGGACGAATTCGGAGACCGATCCAAACCGGTTAGGATTGTCTATTCTGCCAAAATATCAGGAAGTGCTGGAACGGCATATCCCGCCGGGCACCGGCGAGAAGGTGGACGAAAAGGATCCTGCCTGGGACGAGGCGATGGGGCGGATCACCAATCCGACGGTACATATCGCGCTGAACCAGCTCCGCCGGGTAGTCAATGCGCTGATCAAAAAGCATGGCAAACCAGATCGGATCGCCATCGAGCTTGGCCGCGACCTAAAATTGAACGAGCAAAAACGCAACGAGGCGAACAAACGGATCGGCGAGAATACGCGAGCGGCAATCAAACGTTCGCAAGCCCTGACCGAAACGCACAAACAAACTGATAATGGTTACAACCGGTTGCGGCTTAAGCTTTGGGAAGAGCTGAACCCAGACCAGCCGCTCAACCGAGCCTGCATTTATTGCGGCAACGCGATCAACGCGGAAAAGCTGTTCAACGGCGAGACCGATGTCGATCACATCCTGCCACGTTCGAAGACACTGGATGACAGCCAGGGCAACAAGATCCTGTGCTGCACCGCCTGCAACCGCGAGAAGGGCAGCTTGCCTCCGGCCGACGTGCCGCAATGGCGGGACCGTTACGGCGAGATCCTTGCCCGCGCCATCGTACTGCCGAAAAACAAGCGTTGGCGCTTCGCGCAAGACGCCATGGCGCGCTTCGGCGACGAGGCGGAGTTCCTCGCCCGGCAAGTCACTGACATGCAATATATCTCGCGGCTGGCCCTGACCTATTTGGCGCAGCTTTACGACGCGGAAGAGACGGACATCGACGGTGTGTTTCGCCGCCACTCCCGGGTGCGCGCCCTGCCCGGCCGCATGACCGAAATGCTGCGCAGGAACTGGGGTCTCAACGAGCTCCTCCATGACCACAATTACACCGATCCGGCCAAACCGAAAAACCGGATGGACCACCGCCACCATGCGATTGACGCCGCCGTAATAGCCTGCACCTCAAGGTCACTGATCCAGAGGCTAGCGAGTGCATCGGCGAAAGCGGAGGCCGACGGAGCCGAGCGCCTGGCGGGACAAGTGGCCGAACCGTGGACCGACTTTCGCGATGAGCTGCGCGATAAGGTGCAAGCCATCGTGGTCAGCCATAAACCCGATCACGGCACGGTTTCGCGCGCTGGCTACGACAAAGGGCGGGGTCAGACGGCCGGTAAGCTGCACAATGACACGGCTTATGGCTATACCGGAGAAAAGGACAGCAAGGGCAACGAGCTGGTGGTGCGCAGGATTCCCATCTCCAGCTTTACGAAGCCCGCCGACATCATGCTGATCCGCACCAACGAATATGACCATTCAGAGCTTCGCGACAGGCTTTACGGAGCAACGCGCGATCTGGAGGGCAAAGCCTTTGAGGCTGCGGTCCAAAACTTCGTCGAGACCGACGTGAAGTTCAAGGGCATCCGCCATGCGCGGATCGTCGAGCCGTTGAAGACCATTCCGGTGCGTGACAGGTACGGGAGGCCTTACAAGGGCTACAAAGGAGACAGCAACCACCGATACGACGTCTGGCAGACCTTGGATGGGAAATGGAAGGCGGAAGTGGTCTCCACCTTCGATGCACACCGACCAGGCTGGACGTCATCGGTCAAAGTCAACAGTCCGGCAGCAAAGAAAGTTCTGAGTTTACAGCAGGGCGATTGCCTGGTGCTTGATACAGAAGATGGCCAGCGGCTTTGCAGAGTCGTCAAATTCGCCGAAAGCGGGACCCTCACACTTTGCGACCACAATGAAGCTGGCCCGCTCAAAAGCCGTGACTCGGATAAGAGCGACCCATTCAAATATGTCTATCGGAGCGCAACCAGTCTTAAACGCGACAGGGCGCGTCAGGTCCGCGTGGACGAAATCGGACAGGTTTTCGACCCTGGCGCTTGGTGGGAAAAATCGCCTGATTAA
- a CDS encoding phage minor head protein, with protein MVDFLPLPPRDAIRALEARGKTLSPTFAWQDVYADDHAAMFTVAKSAGHDILQDIWNALLTALEQGETFETFSRQLKPLLVRKGWWGEAIEVDPQTGEEVRVRLGSLRRLRTIFDVNMRVSYATGHWSHFERLKVARPYLRYVAVQDGLTRPEHQRLHNLVLPVDDPFWDVFAPPNGWNCRCTLQSLSERDIAKLEAAGDVLRFEAPVVTMRAWTNKRTGEVRQVPDGADPGWDYNPGKAGHAETARRLEAETGMEFGEL; from the coding sequence ATGGTCGACTTTCTGCCCCTGCCGCCGCGCGATGCAATCCGGGCGCTTGAGGCGCGGGGAAAGACACTGTCGCCGACGTTCGCCTGGCAGGACGTCTATGCGGATGATCACGCCGCCATGTTCACCGTCGCCAAGTCCGCCGGCCATGACATTCTTCAGGACATCTGGAACGCGCTTCTAACTGCCCTTGAACAAGGAGAAACCTTCGAGACCTTCTCCCGCCAGCTGAAACCGCTCCTGGTCCGCAAGGGCTGGTGGGGCGAAGCGATCGAGGTTGATCCGCAAACCGGGGAAGAGGTGCGTGTCCGGCTCGGGTCCTTGCGGCGACTCCGGACGATCTTCGATGTGAACATGCGGGTGTCTTATGCCACCGGGCACTGGAGCCACTTCGAGCGGCTGAAGGTGGCGCGGCCCTATCTTCGTTATGTAGCGGTTCAGGACGGGCTGACACGGCCAGAGCATCAAAGGCTTCACAATCTGGTGCTGCCAGTCGATGATCCGTTCTGGGATGTGTTTGCGCCGCCGAACGGCTGGAACTGCCGCTGCACCCTGCAGAGCTTGTCGGAGCGGGATATTGCGAAGCTAGAGGCAGCTGGTGACGTGCTGCGGTTCGAAGCGCCGGTGGTGACCATGCGGGCCTGGACGAACAAGAGGACCGGGGAAGTTCGCCAGGTTCCGGACGGGGCGGATCCCGGGTGGGATTACAATCCGGGCAAGGCGGGGCACGCGGAGACGGCGCGGCGGCTCGAGGCAGAGACTGGGATGGAATTTGGAGAGCTGTGA